A region of Streptomyces sp. NBC_01788 DNA encodes the following proteins:
- a CDS encoding CDP-alcohol phosphatidyltransferase family protein, with the protein MALNNTYDARLVQQETAVGAGAQILLLALLGPAIGMGPAGWVTGLVFAVATWAVLSRALHRSRPRSFGPANRVTLGRAVLVGGVTALVADSFESAPPVSLLVALTAVALILDGVDGKVARRTGTSTALGARFDMEVDAFLILVLSVYVSTMLGPWVLLIGGMRYVFVAAARVLPWLNAPLPPSTARKTVAALQGVFLLLAGSDLLPLPATAGVVLLALGLLVWSFGRDVLWLWRTSRVGAAADAGVTREARRKESVAAPVTEPVETMLETARAA; encoded by the coding sequence GTGGCCCTGAACAACACTTACGACGCACGGCTGGTCCAGCAGGAGACCGCGGTGGGAGCGGGCGCTCAGATCCTGTTGCTGGCCCTGCTCGGCCCGGCGATCGGCATGGGTCCCGCGGGCTGGGTGACCGGCCTGGTCTTCGCGGTCGCCACCTGGGCGGTGCTCTCCCGGGCCCTGCACCGGTCACGGCCGCGCTCCTTCGGCCCGGCAAACCGGGTGACCCTGGGTCGGGCCGTTCTCGTGGGTGGGGTGACGGCGCTGGTCGCGGACTCCTTCGAGAGCGCGCCGCCGGTGTCGCTGCTGGTCGCGCTGACGGCGGTGGCCCTGATCCTGGACGGCGTCGACGGCAAGGTGGCCCGCCGCACGGGCACCTCCACGGCGCTCGGCGCCCGCTTCGACATGGAGGTGGACGCGTTCCTGATCCTGGTGCTCAGCGTGTACGTCTCGACGATGCTCGGCCCGTGGGTGCTGCTGATCGGCGGTATGCGCTACGTCTTCGTCGCCGCCGCCCGCGTGCTGCCCTGGCTGAACGCGCCCCTGCCGCCGAGCACCGCCCGCAAGACGGTCGCCGCGCTCCAGGGCGTCTTCCTGCTGCTCGCCGGATCGGACCTGCTGCCCCTGCCGGCCACCGCCGGCGTGGTGCTGCTGGCGCTCGGCCTGCTGGTGTGGTCGTTCGGCCGGGACGTGCTGTGGCTGTGGCGGACGTCGCGGGTAGGGGCGGCTGCCGACGCCGGCGTGACGAGGGAGGCCCGCCGCAAGGAGTCCGTCGCGGCCCCGGTCACGGAACCCGTCGAGACGATGCTGGAGACGGCGCGGGCCGCGTGA
- a CDS encoding zinc-dependent alcohol dehydrogenase: MNRSARSFWLTSPGRGEIRPTDLPEPAPGEVVVRALYSGISRGTETLVFRGQVPENQYDAMRAPFQEGDFPGPVKYGYLSVGVVEEGPPELTGRTVFCLHPHQSRYVVPASAVTCVPENVPAGRAVLAGTIETAVNALWDAAPLVGDRIAVVGGGMVGCSVAALLARFPGVRVQLVDADPARAEVADALGVGFASPGDALGDCDLVVHASATEQGLARALELLTPEGTVLELSWYGDRRVALPLGEAFHSRRLVIRSSQVGTVSPARRSSRTYADRLALALDLLADPALDALVTGESAFEELPQVMPRLASGEIPALCHRVRYGDRS, translated from the coding sequence ATGAACCGCTCCGCGCGTTCCTTCTGGCTGACCTCGCCCGGCCGCGGCGAGATACGCCCGACGGACCTTCCGGAACCCGCTCCGGGCGAGGTGGTCGTCCGCGCGCTGTACTCCGGGATCAGCCGCGGCACGGAGACGCTCGTGTTCCGCGGCCAGGTGCCCGAGAACCAGTACGACGCCATGCGGGCGCCGTTCCAGGAGGGCGACTTCCCCGGCCCGGTGAAGTACGGCTACCTCAGCGTGGGCGTCGTGGAGGAGGGCCCGCCGGAGCTGACCGGGCGCACGGTCTTCTGCCTCCATCCGCACCAGAGCCGCTACGTCGTACCGGCGAGCGCGGTCACCTGCGTGCCGGAGAACGTGCCGGCCGGGCGGGCGGTGCTCGCGGGCACGATCGAGACCGCCGTGAACGCGCTGTGGGACGCCGCGCCCCTGGTGGGCGACCGCATCGCCGTCGTCGGCGGCGGCATGGTGGGCTGCTCGGTGGCCGCCCTGCTGGCCCGGTTCCCCGGCGTGCGCGTGCAGCTCGTCGACGCCGACCCGGCCCGCGCCGAGGTCGCCGACGCGCTCGGCGTGGGCTTCGCGTCGCCCGGGGACGCGCTCGGCGACTGCGACCTCGTGGTGCACGCCAGCGCCACCGAGCAGGGCCTCGCCCGCGCGCTGGAACTGCTCACCCCCGAGGGCACCGTCCTCGAACTGAGCTGGTACGGCGACCGGCGCGTCGCCCTCCCGCTCGGCGAGGCCTTCCACTCCCGTCGACTCGTCATCCGCAGCAGCCAGGTCGGCACCGTCTCCCCGGCCCGGCGCTCCAGCCGCACGTACGCCGACCGGCTGGCCCTCGCGCTCGACCTGCTCGCCGACCCGGCGCTCGACGCCCTCGTCACCGGGGAGAGCGCGTTCGAGGAACTGCCTCAGGTGATGCCGAGGCTCGCCTCCGGGGAGATCCCGGCCCTGTGCCACCGGGTCAGGTACGGCGACCGATCATGA
- a CDS encoding 6-pyruvoyl trahydropterin synthase family protein has protein sequence MFSITVRDHIMIAHSFRGEVFGPAQRLHGATFLVDATFRREQLDDDNIVVDIGLATQELGAVVAELNYRNLDHEPDFAGINTSTEFLAKVIADRLAERIHKGALGEGAKGLAGLTVTLHESHVAWASYERAL, from the coding sequence TTGTTCAGCATCACCGTCCGCGATCACATCATGATCGCCCACAGCTTCCGCGGCGAGGTCTTCGGGCCCGCGCAGCGTCTGCACGGCGCCACGTTCCTCGTGGACGCCACCTTCCGGCGCGAGCAGCTGGACGACGACAACATCGTCGTCGACATCGGACTGGCCACGCAGGAACTGGGCGCCGTGGTGGCGGAGTTGAACTACCGCAACCTCGACCACGAGCCCGACTTCGCCGGCATCAACACCTCCACGGAGTTCCTGGCCAAGGTCATCGCCGACCGGCTCGCCGAACGCATCCACAAGGGCGCCCTGGGCGAGGGTGCCAAGGGCCTGGCCGGCCTCACCGTCACCCTCCACGAGTCGCACGTCGCCTGGGCGAGTTACGAGCGTGCGCTGTGA
- a CDS encoding glycosyltransferase family 4 protein, with protein sequence MTETTVHRPSPLTYLPAQRAGSENVGIIPMSLRTVHFVLPGGVDDPATPSGGNAYDRRVSLDLPGFGWQVQAHPVHGDWPRPDAEACAELARVLHELPDGAVVLLDGLVACGVPETVVPEAERLRLAVLVHLPLGDETGLDPAVAAELDARERQVLRAVAAVVATSDWAVRRLVSHHGLAPDRVHAAAPGADIAPLAPGTDGVSQLLCVASVTPRKGQHRLVEALAAVTDLPWSCTCVGALTQDPAYVDRLRGLIAEHGLQDRFHLAGPRAGAELDASYAAADLMVLASYAETYGMAVTEALARGIPVLATDVGGVGEAVGRAPDGGVPGILVPPEDPAALAAELRGWFGEADVRRRLKSAARGRRAALDGWANTARSLAGVLGRLPKEPRRAA encoded by the coding sequence GTGACCGAGACGACCGTCCATCGCCCCTCGCCCCTGACCTACCTGCCCGCGCAGCGCGCCGGCTCGGAGAACGTCGGGATCATCCCCATGTCCCTGCGCACCGTCCACTTCGTCCTGCCCGGCGGCGTCGACGACCCGGCCACCCCCAGCGGCGGCAACGCCTACGACCGCCGGGTGAGCCTGGACCTGCCCGGCTTCGGCTGGCAGGTCCAGGCCCATCCCGTGCACGGCGACTGGCCCCGCCCCGACGCCGAGGCCTGTGCGGAACTCGCCCGCGTCCTGCACGAGTTGCCGGACGGCGCCGTCGTCCTGCTCGACGGGCTGGTCGCCTGCGGCGTGCCCGAGACCGTCGTGCCCGAGGCCGAGCGGCTGCGCCTGGCCGTCCTCGTCCACCTGCCGCTCGGCGACGAGACGGGACTCGACCCGGCCGTGGCCGCGGAACTCGACGCCAGGGAACGCCAGGTGCTGCGCGCGGTGGCCGCCGTCGTCGCCACCAGCGACTGGGCGGTACGCCGCCTCGTCTCCCACCACGGCCTCGCCCCCGACCGGGTCCACGCCGCCGCCCCCGGCGCCGACATCGCGCCCCTCGCCCCCGGCACCGACGGGGTCTCGCAGCTGCTGTGCGTCGCCTCGGTCACCCCGCGCAAGGGGCAGCACCGGCTGGTGGAGGCGCTGGCCGCGGTCACCGACCTGCCGTGGAGCTGCACCTGCGTCGGCGCGCTCACCCAGGACCCCGCCTACGTCGACCGGCTGCGCGGCCTGATCGCGGAGCACGGTCTGCAGGACCGTTTCCACCTGGCCGGACCGCGCGCCGGAGCCGAGCTCGACGCCAGCTACGCCGCCGCCGACCTGATGGTCCTCGCCTCCTACGCGGAGACGTACGGCATGGCCGTCACCGAGGCCCTCGCGCGGGGCATCCCGGTGCTCGCCACCGACGTCGGCGGGGTGGGCGAGGCGGTCGGCCGTGCCCCCGACGGCGGGGTGCCCGGCATCCTCGTACCGCCGGAGGACCCCGCGGCCCTCGCCGCCGAACTGCGCGGCTGGTTCGGCGAGGCCGACGTGCGGCGCCGGCTGAAGTCCGCCGCACGTGGCCGGCGCGCCGCCCTCGACGGCTGGGCCAACACCGCCCGCAGCCTGGCCGGAGTGCTCGGCCGGCTGCCGAAGGAACCCCGGAGGGCGGCATGA
- a CDS encoding methyltransferase domain-containing protein: MADSGALSPLAAQDTVSPEVIPGAGPAQRPGERATVRLREDEAHEEPPRYAPEWLQLREAVDATARATELLDPLRIRLANLPIRHGGLVVHDLGCGTGSMGRWLAPRLDGAQHWVLHDRDPYLLHFAAVASPRAAADGSRVTVETRRGDVDRLTPDALSGASLVTASALLDVLTREEIDTLAAACAGAGCPALLTLSVAGRVELTPADPLDAEITEAFNAHQRRTGLLGPDAVEVACEAFAAHGATVRVHPSPWRLGPDQRELTAQWLRGWVGAAVEQRPELKPRADRYLADRLEACAAGELQVVVHHNDLLALSRPTDRAA, translated from the coding sequence ATGGCGGATTCCGGCGCTCTCTCCCCACTTGCGGCTCAGGACACCGTGTCCCCGGAGGTGATTCCGGGGGCCGGGCCCGCTCAGCGGCCCGGTGAGCGGGCCACCGTGAGGCTTCGGGAGGACGAGGCGCACGAGGAGCCGCCCCGGTACGCGCCCGAGTGGTTGCAGCTCCGCGAGGCTGTGGACGCCACCGCGCGGGCCACCGAGCTACTCGATCCGCTGCGCATCCGGCTGGCGAACCTGCCGATCCGGCACGGTGGGCTCGTCGTGCACGACCTGGGGTGCGGCACCGGCTCGATGGGCCGCTGGCTCGCCCCCCGGCTGGACGGCGCCCAGCACTGGGTCCTGCACGACCGCGACCCCTACCTGCTGCACTTCGCCGCCGTGGCCTCCCCGCGCGCAGCCGCCGACGGCAGCCGGGTCACCGTGGAGACACGGCGCGGCGACGTGGACCGGCTCACCCCGGACGCCCTGTCCGGAGCGTCCCTGGTCACGGCCTCGGCGCTGCTGGACGTCCTGACCCGCGAGGAGATCGACACCCTCGCCGCGGCCTGCGCCGGAGCGGGCTGCCCCGCGCTCCTTACGCTCTCGGTGGCCGGCCGGGTCGAACTGACCCCGGCCGATCCGCTGGACGCCGAGATCACCGAGGCGTTCAACGCCCACCAGCGGCGTACGGGACTGCTCGGTCCCGACGCGGTCGAGGTGGCCTGCGAGGCCTTCGCCGCACACGGCGCCACCGTACGGGTGCACCCGAGCCCCTGGCGGCTCGGCCCCGACCAGCGCGAACTGACCGCCCAGTGGCTGCGCGGCTGGGTCGGCGCGGCCGTCGAACAGCGTCCCGAGCTGAAGCCGCGCGCCGACCGCTACCTCGCCGACCGTCTGGAGGCCTGCGCGGCGGGGGAGTTGCAGGTCGTCGTGCACCACAACGACCTCCTGGCGCTGTCCCGGCCGACGGACCGTGCCGCATGA
- a CDS encoding creatininase family protein codes for MSGSETRPRPTAHGPLPADTTQDVRARGADLSRQVAVLPVGSFEQHGPYLPLATDTLVACAIARRIADAYPVHLLPPVTISCSHEHAAWPGTVSISSVTLHAVVRDIADSLRRSGVEALVVVNGHGGNYVLGNVVQEASARGERLALFPAAEDWQTALDAAGVRTSPLTDMHAGEIETSILLHAHPEMVRAGYESADFVADDRRHLLTTGMSAYTESGVIGRPSLGSAEKGEELLNGLAAAFGPYFSLLTSEDPGLPESGRG; via the coding sequence ATGAGTGGTTCGGAAACGCGGCCGAGGCCGACGGCACATGGTCCGTTGCCGGCGGACACCACGCAAGACGTACGGGCGCGGGGGGCGGACCTCTCACGGCAGGTGGCCGTCCTGCCGGTGGGCAGTTTCGAACAGCACGGACCGTACCTCCCGTTGGCGACCGACACGCTGGTCGCCTGCGCCATCGCACGCCGGATCGCCGACGCGTACCCGGTGCACCTCCTTCCACCGGTGACGATCTCCTGCTCGCACGAGCACGCCGCCTGGCCGGGAACCGTCAGCATCTCCTCCGTGACCCTTCATGCGGTGGTGCGGGACATCGCGGACTCACTGCGCCGCTCCGGCGTCGAGGCCCTGGTGGTCGTCAACGGTCACGGCGGGAACTACGTGCTGGGCAACGTCGTTCAGGAGGCCTCCGCGCGCGGTGAGCGCCTCGCGCTGTTCCCCGCCGCGGAGGACTGGCAGACGGCCCTCGACGCGGCCGGGGTGCGCACCTCGCCGCTCACCGACATGCACGCGGGGGAAATCGAGACCTCCATTCTTCTGCACGCTCATCCGGAAATGGTCCGGGCCGGTTACGAGTCCGCCGATTTCGTCGCGGACGACCGGCGGCATCTGCTCACCACCGGAATGTCCGCCTATACCGAATCGGGTGTCATCGGGCGTCCCTCCCTGGGTTCCGCGGAAAAGGGCGAGGAACTGCTGAACGGCCTTGCGGCCGCCTTCGGTCCGTATTTCTCGCTGCTCACTTCCGAGGACCCCGGATTGCCGGAGAGCGGACGCGGATAG
- the ribA gene encoding GTP cyclohydrolase II translates to MTEDLAVLGKKSSRRTGVERVVNAPLPTVYGQFQAVGYLDHDRGDEQVALVHGDIGTDRVLVRLHSECLTGDAFGSQHCECGDQLAAALRAVVAEGSGIVVYLRGHEGRGIGLLAKLRAMALQAEGLDTVEANLALGLPVDARDYGVAAGMLHDLGVRSVRLMSNNPRKREALVQHGIQVAETVPLLIPPCESNITYLRTKRERLDHHLPHLDAVAHLS, encoded by the coding sequence ATGACAGAAGACCTCGCCGTACTCGGCAAGAAGTCGTCCCGGCGCACTGGTGTGGAGCGCGTCGTGAATGCCCCGCTGCCCACCGTGTACGGGCAATTCCAGGCGGTCGGCTACCTGGACCACGACCGCGGCGACGAACAAGTCGCCCTGGTGCACGGCGACATCGGAACCGACCGGGTCCTGGTGCGGCTGCACTCGGAGTGCCTCACCGGGGACGCGTTCGGCTCCCAGCACTGCGAGTGCGGCGACCAGCTCGCCGCCGCGCTGCGCGCCGTCGTCGCCGAAGGCAGCGGCATCGTCGTCTACTTGCGAGGCCACGAGGGCCGCGGCATCGGGCTGCTCGCCAAGCTGCGGGCGATGGCCCTGCAGGCGGAGGGCTTGGACACGGTCGAGGCAAACCTCGCGCTCGGCCTGCCGGTCGACGCCCGCGACTACGGCGTGGCCGCCGGGATGCTGCACGACCTGGGTGTGCGCTCGGTGCGCCTGATGTCCAACAACCCGCGCAAGCGTGAGGCGTTGGTGCAGCACGGCATCCAAGTCGCCGAGACGGTACCGTTGCTGATCCCGCCGTGCGAGAGCAACATCACCTACCTGCGCACCAAGCGGGAACGGCTCGACCACCACCTGCCCCACCTGGACGCGGTGGCGCACCTGTCCTGA
- a CDS encoding PPOX class F420-dependent oxidoreductase, with protein sequence MTQDTPYDAAQEALLALLSESRGGVLVTLKRDGRPQLSNVAHAYDPDGRVIRVSLTDDRAKTRNLRRDPRASYHVTSPDRWAYTVAEGTADLSPVAADPYDETVEELVRLYREILGEHPDWDDYRATMVRDRRLVLRLRVDRAYGIPKRAADG encoded by the coding sequence ATGACTCAGGACACGCCGTACGACGCCGCACAGGAAGCCCTGCTCGCGCTGCTCTCGGAAAGCCGCGGCGGGGTACTGGTCACGCTCAAGCGGGACGGCCGGCCCCAGCTTTCGAACGTCGCGCACGCCTACGACCCGGACGGGCGGGTCATCCGCGTCTCGCTCACCGACGACCGCGCCAAGACCCGCAATCTGCGCCGGGACCCGCGGGCGTCCTACCACGTCACCAGCCCGGACCGGTGGGCCTACACGGTCGCCGAGGGCACCGCGGACCTGTCACCGGTCGCCGCGGACCCGTACGACGAGACCGTCGAGGAACTGGTACGCCTCTACCGGGAGATCCTCGGCGAGCACCCCGACTGGGACGACTACCGCGCCACCATGGTCCGCGACCGCCGCCTGGTGCTCCGCCTGCGGGTGGACCGGGCCTACGGCATCCCCAAGCGCGCCGCCGACGGGTGA
- a CDS encoding NAD(P)-dependent oxidoreductase encodes MSWAALNTIRSRGPRSVPVIVGLPAPYASRAPPYDRRHERRYYDRRHRTVPNLRAVLVNVGFIGLGVMGQPMALRLARSGTPLTVWNRTASRTAPLRAAGAQVAADPGEVFARSDVVLLMLADDTATDATLGRGGPDFPVRVAGRVVVHMGTTSPSYSRALESDVRDAGGRYVEAPVSGSRVPAENGALVAMLAGDERAVRTVRPLLAPLCRETFVCGPAPGALLTKLSVNLFLITLVTGLTESFHFAERQGLDPRLFLDVLDAGPMASPVSRMKAPKLLAGDFDVQAAALDVLKNNRLIAEAARASGTASPLLDVCHALFEETVSLGHGGQDMVAVLRAIESRTRADVDPAPLPSHPSAARLGMP; translated from the coding sequence ATGAGCTGGGCCGCGCTGAACACCATCCGCTCACGCGGCCCCCGCTCGGTGCCCGTCATCGTCGGCCTCCCGGCTCCGTACGCGTCTCGCGCCCCACCCTATGACCGCCGTCATGAGCGGCGCTACTATGACCGCCGTCATAGAACGGTCCCGAACCTCAGGGCGGTCCTCGTGAACGTCGGCTTCATCGGTCTCGGAGTCATGGGGCAGCCCATGGCACTCCGGCTGGCCCGCTCCGGCACTCCCCTCACCGTGTGGAACCGCACGGCCTCCCGTACCGCTCCGCTGCGCGCGGCCGGCGCCCAGGTCGCGGCGGACCCCGGCGAGGTGTTCGCCCGCTCGGACGTGGTGCTCCTGATGCTGGCGGACGACACCGCCACCGACGCGACCCTCGGCCGCGGCGGGCCGGACTTCCCCGTGCGCGTCGCCGGGCGGGTGGTCGTCCACATGGGCACCACCTCGCCCTCGTACTCACGCGCACTGGAGTCCGACGTACGGGACGCGGGCGGGCGCTATGTCGAGGCGCCCGTCTCCGGCTCCCGCGTACCGGCGGAGAACGGCGCGCTGGTGGCGATGCTGGCCGGTGACGAGCGAGCGGTACGGACCGTACGGCCGCTGCTCGCTCCCCTGTGCCGGGAGACGTTCGTGTGCGGCCCCGCACCGGGCGCGCTGCTGACGAAGCTGTCGGTGAACCTGTTCCTGATCACGCTGGTGACCGGACTCACCGAGTCGTTCCACTTCGCCGAGCGGCAGGGGCTCGACCCGCGCCTGTTCCTCGACGTCCTCGACGCGGGCCCGATGGCCAGCCCGGTCTCGCGGATGAAGGCGCCCAAGCTGCTGGCCGGGGACTTCGACGTCCAGGCCGCCGCCCTCGACGTGCTGAAGAACAACCGGCTGATCGCCGAGGCCGCACGCGCGTCCGGCACCGCCTCCCCGCTGCTCGACGTGTGCCACGCCCTGTTCGAGGAGACCGTGTCGCTCGGCCACGGCGGCCAGGACATGGTGGCGGTCCTGCGGGCGATCGAGAGCCGCACGCGTGCGGATGTCGACCCGGCCCCGCTCCCGTCTCACCCGTCGGCGGCGCGCTTGGGGATGCCGTAG
- a CDS encoding TetR/AcrR family transcriptional regulator yields the protein MTGTERGPRERMVFSAAQLIRRDGVGATGMREVAAHAGAPRGSLQHYFPGGKEQLVNEAVAWAGQYAGRRVARFMAGMAEPTPGGLFAAMVGQWTDEYETAGSLSGCPVAAATVDCASTRASTREATAAAFTAWRSPVAEALTSMGVPPERAEPLATLMISSLEGAIILSRAEGNVDPLKTVSHELTPLLNAAVAH from the coding sequence ATGACGGGCACCGAGCGGGGGCCGCGTGAGCGGATGGTGTTCAGCGCGGCCCAGCTCATCCGGCGCGACGGCGTGGGCGCGACCGGGATGCGGGAGGTGGCCGCCCACGCCGGGGCGCCCCGCGGATCCCTCCAGCACTACTTCCCGGGCGGCAAGGAACAGCTGGTCAACGAGGCGGTGGCGTGGGCGGGCCAGTACGCGGGCCGGCGCGTCGCGCGCTTCATGGCGGGCATGGCCGAGCCGACGCCGGGCGGGTTGTTCGCCGCGATGGTCGGGCAGTGGACCGACGAGTACGAGACGGCCGGCTCCCTCTCGGGGTGCCCGGTCGCCGCGGCGACGGTGGACTGCGCCTCGACCCGCGCGTCCACCCGGGAGGCGACCGCCGCCGCGTTCACGGCCTGGCGGTCGCCGGTCGCCGAGGCCCTGACGAGCATGGGCGTACCACCCGAACGGGCCGAGCCCCTGGCCACCCTGATGATCAGCTCCCTGGAAGGCGCGATCATCCTCTCCCGCGCCGAAGGAAACGTGGACCCCCTGAAAACGGTGTCCCACGAACTGACCCCGCTCCTGAACGCGGCCGTGGCTCACTGA
- the gnd gene encoding phosphogluconate dehydrogenase (NAD(+)-dependent, decarboxylating), with protein sequence MQLGLVGLGKMGGNMRERLRDAGLTVVGYDRNPELSDVDDLVELVDRLEAPRVVWVMVPAGEATQGAIDQLATLLKPGDIVVDGGNSRWTDDEKHAKQLHARGVGFVDAGVSGGVWGLKNGYALMVGGDEEHVRWLKPIFDALKPEGPYGFVHAGKVGAGHFAKMVHNGIEYAMMQAYAEGWELLETVDSVTDVREVFRSWTQGTVIRSWLLDLAVDALDDDEHLKKLRGYAEDSGEGRWTVEAGIDHAVPMPAITAALFARFASRQDDSPQMKMVAALRNQFGGHAVEATQTHEPKKP encoded by the coding sequence ATGCAGTTGGGTCTCGTCGGCCTCGGCAAGATGGGCGGCAACATGCGGGAACGTCTCCGCGACGCCGGCCTCACCGTGGTGGGCTACGACCGCAATCCGGAGCTGTCCGACGTGGACGACCTGGTCGAGCTCGTGGACCGGCTGGAGGCACCGCGTGTGGTCTGGGTGATGGTGCCGGCCGGCGAGGCCACCCAGGGGGCCATCGACCAGCTGGCGACCCTGCTCAAACCCGGCGACATCGTCGTCGACGGCGGCAACTCCCGGTGGACGGACGACGAGAAGCACGCCAAGCAGTTGCACGCGCGGGGCGTCGGCTTCGTCGACGCGGGCGTCTCCGGGGGCGTGTGGGGCCTGAAGAACGGCTACGCGCTGATGGTGGGCGGCGACGAGGAGCACGTCCGGTGGCTGAAGCCGATCTTCGACGCGCTCAAGCCGGAGGGCCCGTACGGCTTCGTGCACGCGGGCAAGGTGGGCGCGGGGCACTTCGCGAAGATGGTCCACAACGGCATCGAGTACGCGATGATGCAGGCCTACGCCGAGGGCTGGGAGCTCCTTGAGACCGTGGACTCGGTCACCGACGTGCGCGAGGTGTTCCGCTCCTGGACGCAGGGCACCGTCATCCGCTCCTGGCTCCTGGACCTCGCCGTCGACGCCCTGGACGACGACGAGCACCTGAAGAAGCTGCGCGGCTACGCGGAGGACTCCGGCGAGGGCCGCTGGACGGTGGAGGCGGGCATCGACCACGCCGTGCCGATGCCGGCGATCACCGCCGCCCTCTTCGCCCGCTTCGCCTCCCGCCAGGACGACTCCCCCCAGATGAAGATGGTCGCGGCCCTGCGCAACCAGTTCGGCGGCCACGCGGTGGAGGCGACGCAGACGCACGAGCCGAAGAAGCCCTGA
- the opcA gene encoding glucose-6-phosphate dehydrogenase assembly protein OpcA yields the protein MKIDLTDTTAGEINNALVRGRRAIGTPAVGMVLTMVIVTDEENAYDSLKAAEEASREHPSRTLLVVRRHARTLRDRTHSRLDAEVRVGSEAGTGETAVLRTYGEVSEHADSVVLPLLLPDAPVVVWWPVDAPENPAQDPLGRLAQRRITDLYAVERPLEILQARVRTYAPGDTDLAWTRLTPWRSMLAAALDQARVRVTSAAVEAEAENPSAELLARWLEARLGVRTDRVVSGGPVVTAVRLGTDNGEIVIDRPEGPLATLTLPGQPPRTLALKVRPLSELIAEELRRLDADEMYAVALRGEGAKETV from the coding sequence ATGAAGATCGACCTGACCGACACCACCGCGGGAGAGATCAACAACGCGCTGGTGCGGGGCCGCCGTGCCATCGGCACACCCGCCGTGGGCATGGTCCTGACGATGGTCATCGTCACGGACGAGGAGAACGCCTACGACTCACTGAAAGCCGCCGAGGAGGCCTCGCGCGAGCACCCCTCGCGCACCCTGCTCGTCGTCAGGCGGCACGCCCGCACCTTGCGCGACCGCACGCACTCCCGGCTGGACGCGGAGGTACGGGTGGGCTCCGAGGCGGGCACGGGCGAGACGGCCGTGCTGCGCACCTACGGCGAGGTGTCCGAGCACGCCGACTCGGTCGTGCTGCCGCTGCTGCTGCCGGACGCGCCGGTCGTCGTCTGGTGGCCGGTGGACGCGCCCGAGAACCCGGCACAGGATCCGCTGGGCAGGCTGGCGCAGCGCAGGATCACCGACCTGTACGCCGTGGAACGCCCGCTGGAGATCCTCCAGGCGCGCGTGCGCACCTACGCTCCCGGCGACACCGACCTCGCCTGGACCCGGCTCACCCCCTGGCGCTCGATGCTGGCCGCGGCCCTGGACCAGGCCCGGGTACGGGTGACCTCGGCGGCCGTGGAGGCAGAGGCGGAGAACCCGAGCGCGGAGCTGCTGGCCCGCTGGCTGGAGGCCCGGCTGGGCGTGCGGACGGACCGTGTGGTGTCCGGCGGCCCGGTCGTCACGGCCGTACGGCTGGGCACCGACAACGGGGAGATCGTCATCGACCGGCCCGAGGGCCCACTGGCCACGCTGACCCTGCCGGGCCAGCCGCCGCGCACCCTCGCGCTGAAGGTCCGTCCTCTCTCCGAGCTCATCGCCGAGGAGCTGCGCCGCCTCGATGCCGACGAGATGTACGCCGTCGCGCTGCGCGGCGAGGGCGCCAAGGAGACCGTCTGA